A single genomic interval of Pomacea canaliculata isolate SZHN2017 linkage group LG5, ASM307304v1, whole genome shotgun sequence harbors:
- the LOC112564776 gene encoding uncharacterized protein LOC112564776 isoform X2 yields MSGMLSSALTSFPRPTAVGERRCYGMSSAVPGSPSPPSCASTPSSTSVRVGSPGGSGGPLSTSPGGGGWAGVGAGACGGSGYTVPSGCGATIAPDIHMQKAVLEQLLERSLSEGDFWYVVVAEWLEHLKKYLGIASTRKYYQKRVTTLPGPIVTRRDFAHTVDVVHEDAWRMLIQWYGLAEGHKPMRLVVYRYARGPEIEHNLNTFKLMLTTSPPEDFHNVRFSKMEKLGHIECRLRQLYAVPVHKETRLWARVEPDNEWRPLVARDKCVGRALDMDSDFTRPVIALEIQDDDHMWSRPPEGISDSFFAPGDLNISDASPGLPQSYPVGPLYENSIFDDITTVWEGDIHDQIDNLGKSFVERLHSNFAVFVQRARDYVSDREAHLRERERQINARESVTERLAFRLEEKEKRLAEELGACEDKIKEYERRRLELEKDMADRREETERLLKEQREQLEMEARCLETRREHFNEEIKRMTELHVIQEGRVKLDIGGNHFTTSLLTLTKESESMLSAMFSGRHPLKTEADGSYFIDRDGTHFRYILNYLRDGCIKEGTLPSSDTVLRELLTEAEYYQLSGLADILGSLLSKQDTVKSDGES; encoded by the exons AT GTCTGGAATGCTTTCGTCTGCTCTGACGTCATTTCCCCGGCCAACGGCAGTGGGTGAGCGGCGCTGTTACggaatgtcgtctgctgttccGGGCTCTCCTAGTCCTCCGTCCTGCGCTTCTACCCCTTCCTCGACGTCCGTCAGAGTGGGCAGTCCAGGCGGGTCTGGAGGACCACTGTCCACCAGTccgggaggaggaggatgggcgGGGGTGGGGGCTGGCGCTTGCGGGGGCTCCGGATACACAGTGCCAAGTGGCTGCGGAGCCACCATCGCTCCCGATATCCACATGCAGAAGGCGGTGCTTGAGCAGCTTCTGGAACGGTCCTTGTCGGAGGGAGACTTCTGGTACGTCGTGGTTGCCGAGTGGCTGGAGCACCTGAAGAAGTACCTTGGGATCGCCAGCACGCGCAAGTACTACCAAAAGAGGGTCACGACCCTGCCGGGTCCCATCGTCACGCGGCGGGACTTCGCGCACACCGTGGACGTGGTGCACGAGGACGCCTGGCGCATGCTGATACAGTGGTATGGGCTGGCGGAGGGTCATAAACCCATGCGGTTGGTCGTGTACCGCTACGCTCGCGGGCCTGAGATCGAGCACAACCTCAACACATTCAAGCTGATGTTGACCACCTCCCCGCCCGAGGACTTCCACAACGTGCGCTTCAGCAAGATGGAGAAGCTGGGCCACATTGAGTGCAGACTACGGCAACTGTACGCCGTTCCTGTCCACAAGGAGACGCGACTTTGGGCGCGAGTCGAGCCGGACAACGAATGGCGACCCTTGGTGGCGCGCGACAAGTGTGTCGGGCGTGCGCTGGACATGGACTCGGACTTCACTCGCCCCGTCATTGCCTTGGAGATTCAAGACGACGACCACATGTGGAGTCGCCCGCCAGAGGGCATCTCGGACTCCTTCTTCGCCCCCGGTGACCTGAACATCTCCGATGCTTCCCCTGGCCTGCCGCAGAGCTACCCGGTTGGCCCACTGTACGAAAACAGCATCTTCGACGACATCACCACTGTCTGGGAAGGTGACATCCACGACCAGATTGACAATCTCGGCAAGAGTTTCGTCGAACGCCTCCACAGCAACTTTGCTGTCTTCGTGCAGCGCGCGCGCGATTACGTCTCGGACCGTGAAGCTCACCTTCGGGAGCGGGAACGTCAGATCAACGCCAGGGAGTCTGTGACCGAGCGTCTGGCGTTCCGgctggaggagaaagagaaacggCTGGCGGAGGAGCTTGGTGCTTGCGAGGACAAGATCAAGGAGTATGAGCGGCGAAGGCTGGAGCTGGAGAAGGATATGGCCGACCGGCGCGAGGAGACAGAGCGGCTCCTTAAGGAACAGCGAGAACAACTTGAGATGGAAGCCCGATGTCTGGAGACTAGGAGGGAGCACTTTAACGAAGAGATTAag aGAATGACAGAACTGCACGTCATCCAGGAGGGTCGAGTCAAACTGGACATCGGAGGTAACCACTTCACCACCTCGCTTCTGACGCTGACCAAGGAGTCCGAATCTATGCTGTCCGCCATGTTCAGCGGCCGCCATCCCTTGAAGACTGAAGCAGATGGCAGCTACTTCATCGACCGTGACGGCACCCACTTTCGCTACATCCTGAACTACCTGCGGGACGGCTGCATCAAGGAAGGCACGCTACCTTCCAGCGACACCGTCCTGCGCGAGCTGCTGACGGAGGCGGAATACTATCAGCTCTCCGGACTCGCAGACATCCTCGGCTCCTTGTTATCGAAGCAAGACACCGTTAAATCAGACGGCGAATCTTGA
- the LOC112564776 gene encoding uncharacterized protein LOC112564776 isoform X1 gives MSEDDHFQQHRCFGETESLLGFFWGRSGMLSSALTSFPRPTAVGERRCYGMSSAVPGSPSPPSCASTPSSTSVRVGSPGGSGGPLSTSPGGGGWAGVGAGACGGSGYTVPSGCGATIAPDIHMQKAVLEQLLERSLSEGDFWYVVVAEWLEHLKKYLGIASTRKYYQKRVTTLPGPIVTRRDFAHTVDVVHEDAWRMLIQWYGLAEGHKPMRLVVYRYARGPEIEHNLNTFKLMLTTSPPEDFHNVRFSKMEKLGHIECRLRQLYAVPVHKETRLWARVEPDNEWRPLVARDKCVGRALDMDSDFTRPVIALEIQDDDHMWSRPPEGISDSFFAPGDLNISDASPGLPQSYPVGPLYENSIFDDITTVWEGDIHDQIDNLGKSFVERLHSNFAVFVQRARDYVSDREAHLRERERQINARESVTERLAFRLEEKEKRLAEELGACEDKIKEYERRRLELEKDMADRREETERLLKEQREQLEMEARCLETRREHFNEEIKRMTELHVIQEGRVKLDIGGNHFTTSLLTLTKESESMLSAMFSGRHPLKTEADGSYFIDRDGTHFRYILNYLRDGCIKEGTLPSSDTVLRELLTEAEYYQLSGLADILGSLLSKQDTVKSDGES, from the exons ATGTCAGAGGATGATCATTTCCAGCAGCACCGGTGCTTTGGCGAGACTGAATCTCTTCTTGGATTTTTTTGGGGCAGGTCTGGAATGCTTTCGTCTGCTCTGACGTCATTTCCCCGGCCAACGGCAGTGGGTGAGCGGCGCTGTTACggaatgtcgtctgctgttccGGGCTCTCCTAGTCCTCCGTCCTGCGCTTCTACCCCTTCCTCGACGTCCGTCAGAGTGGGCAGTCCAGGCGGGTCTGGAGGACCACTGTCCACCAGTccgggaggaggaggatgggcgGGGGTGGGGGCTGGCGCTTGCGGGGGCTCCGGATACACAGTGCCAAGTGGCTGCGGAGCCACCATCGCTCCCGATATCCACATGCAGAAGGCGGTGCTTGAGCAGCTTCTGGAACGGTCCTTGTCGGAGGGAGACTTCTGGTACGTCGTGGTTGCCGAGTGGCTGGAGCACCTGAAGAAGTACCTTGGGATCGCCAGCACGCGCAAGTACTACCAAAAGAGGGTCACGACCCTGCCGGGTCCCATCGTCACGCGGCGGGACTTCGCGCACACCGTGGACGTGGTGCACGAGGACGCCTGGCGCATGCTGATACAGTGGTATGGGCTGGCGGAGGGTCATAAACCCATGCGGTTGGTCGTGTACCGCTACGCTCGCGGGCCTGAGATCGAGCACAACCTCAACACATTCAAGCTGATGTTGACCACCTCCCCGCCCGAGGACTTCCACAACGTGCGCTTCAGCAAGATGGAGAAGCTGGGCCACATTGAGTGCAGACTACGGCAACTGTACGCCGTTCCTGTCCACAAGGAGACGCGACTTTGGGCGCGAGTCGAGCCGGACAACGAATGGCGACCCTTGGTGGCGCGCGACAAGTGTGTCGGGCGTGCGCTGGACATGGACTCGGACTTCACTCGCCCCGTCATTGCCTTGGAGATTCAAGACGACGACCACATGTGGAGTCGCCCGCCAGAGGGCATCTCGGACTCCTTCTTCGCCCCCGGTGACCTGAACATCTCCGATGCTTCCCCTGGCCTGCCGCAGAGCTACCCGGTTGGCCCACTGTACGAAAACAGCATCTTCGACGACATCACCACTGTCTGGGAAGGTGACATCCACGACCAGATTGACAATCTCGGCAAGAGTTTCGTCGAACGCCTCCACAGCAACTTTGCTGTCTTCGTGCAGCGCGCGCGCGATTACGTCTCGGACCGTGAAGCTCACCTTCGGGAGCGGGAACGTCAGATCAACGCCAGGGAGTCTGTGACCGAGCGTCTGGCGTTCCGgctggaggagaaagagaaacggCTGGCGGAGGAGCTTGGTGCTTGCGAGGACAAGATCAAGGAGTATGAGCGGCGAAGGCTGGAGCTGGAGAAGGATATGGCCGACCGGCGCGAGGAGACAGAGCGGCTCCTTAAGGAACAGCGAGAACAACTTGAGATGGAAGCCCGATGTCTGGAGACTAGGAGGGAGCACTTTAACGAAGAGATTAag aGAATGACAGAACTGCACGTCATCCAGGAGGGTCGAGTCAAACTGGACATCGGAGGTAACCACTTCACCACCTCGCTTCTGACGCTGACCAAGGAGTCCGAATCTATGCTGTCCGCCATGTTCAGCGGCCGCCATCCCTTGAAGACTGAAGCAGATGGCAGCTACTTCATCGACCGTGACGGCACCCACTTTCGCTACATCCTGAACTACCTGCGGGACGGCTGCATCAAGGAAGGCACGCTACCTTCCAGCGACACCGTCCTGCGCGAGCTGCTGACGGAGGCGGAATACTATCAGCTCTCCGGACTCGCAGACATCCTCGGCTCCTTGTTATCGAAGCAAGACACCGTTAAATCAGACGGCGAATCTTGA
- the LOC112564776 gene encoding uncharacterized protein LOC112564776 isoform X3, whose translation MLSSALTSFPRPTAVGERRCYGMSSAVPGSPSPPSCASTPSSTSVRVGSPGGSGGPLSTSPGGGGWAGVGAGACGGSGYTVPSGCGATIAPDIHMQKAVLEQLLERSLSEGDFWYVVVAEWLEHLKKYLGIASTRKYYQKRVTTLPGPIVTRRDFAHTVDVVHEDAWRMLIQWYGLAEGHKPMRLVVYRYARGPEIEHNLNTFKLMLTTSPPEDFHNVRFSKMEKLGHIECRLRQLYAVPVHKETRLWARVEPDNEWRPLVARDKCVGRALDMDSDFTRPVIALEIQDDDHMWSRPPEGISDSFFAPGDLNISDASPGLPQSYPVGPLYENSIFDDITTVWEGDIHDQIDNLGKSFVERLHSNFAVFVQRARDYVSDREAHLRERERQINARESVTERLAFRLEEKEKRLAEELGACEDKIKEYERRRLELEKDMADRREETERLLKEQREQLEMEARCLETRREHFNEEIKRMTELHVIQEGRVKLDIGGNHFTTSLLTLTKESESMLSAMFSGRHPLKTEADGSYFIDRDGTHFRYILNYLRDGCIKEGTLPSSDTVLRELLTEAEYYQLSGLADILGSLLSKQDTVKSDGES comes from the exons ATGCTTTCGTCTGCTCTGACGTCATTTCCCCGGCCAACGGCAGTGGGTGAGCGGCGCTGTTACggaatgtcgtctgctgttccGGGCTCTCCTAGTCCTCCGTCCTGCGCTTCTACCCCTTCCTCGACGTCCGTCAGAGTGGGCAGTCCAGGCGGGTCTGGAGGACCACTGTCCACCAGTccgggaggaggaggatgggcgGGGGTGGGGGCTGGCGCTTGCGGGGGCTCCGGATACACAGTGCCAAGTGGCTGCGGAGCCACCATCGCTCCCGATATCCACATGCAGAAGGCGGTGCTTGAGCAGCTTCTGGAACGGTCCTTGTCGGAGGGAGACTTCTGGTACGTCGTGGTTGCCGAGTGGCTGGAGCACCTGAAGAAGTACCTTGGGATCGCCAGCACGCGCAAGTACTACCAAAAGAGGGTCACGACCCTGCCGGGTCCCATCGTCACGCGGCGGGACTTCGCGCACACCGTGGACGTGGTGCACGAGGACGCCTGGCGCATGCTGATACAGTGGTATGGGCTGGCGGAGGGTCATAAACCCATGCGGTTGGTCGTGTACCGCTACGCTCGCGGGCCTGAGATCGAGCACAACCTCAACACATTCAAGCTGATGTTGACCACCTCCCCGCCCGAGGACTTCCACAACGTGCGCTTCAGCAAGATGGAGAAGCTGGGCCACATTGAGTGCAGACTACGGCAACTGTACGCCGTTCCTGTCCACAAGGAGACGCGACTTTGGGCGCGAGTCGAGCCGGACAACGAATGGCGACCCTTGGTGGCGCGCGACAAGTGTGTCGGGCGTGCGCTGGACATGGACTCGGACTTCACTCGCCCCGTCATTGCCTTGGAGATTCAAGACGACGACCACATGTGGAGTCGCCCGCCAGAGGGCATCTCGGACTCCTTCTTCGCCCCCGGTGACCTGAACATCTCCGATGCTTCCCCTGGCCTGCCGCAGAGCTACCCGGTTGGCCCACTGTACGAAAACAGCATCTTCGACGACATCACCACTGTCTGGGAAGGTGACATCCACGACCAGATTGACAATCTCGGCAAGAGTTTCGTCGAACGCCTCCACAGCAACTTTGCTGTCTTCGTGCAGCGCGCGCGCGATTACGTCTCGGACCGTGAAGCTCACCTTCGGGAGCGGGAACGTCAGATCAACGCCAGGGAGTCTGTGACCGAGCGTCTGGCGTTCCGgctggaggagaaagagaaacggCTGGCGGAGGAGCTTGGTGCTTGCGAGGACAAGATCAAGGAGTATGAGCGGCGAAGGCTGGAGCTGGAGAAGGATATGGCCGACCGGCGCGAGGAGACAGAGCGGCTCCTTAAGGAACAGCGAGAACAACTTGAGATGGAAGCCCGATGTCTGGAGACTAGGAGGGAGCACTTTAACGAAGAGATTAag aGAATGACAGAACTGCACGTCATCCAGGAGGGTCGAGTCAAACTGGACATCGGAGGTAACCACTTCACCACCTCGCTTCTGACGCTGACCAAGGAGTCCGAATCTATGCTGTCCGCCATGTTCAGCGGCCGCCATCCCTTGAAGACTGAAGCAGATGGCAGCTACTTCATCGACCGTGACGGCACCCACTTTCGCTACATCCTGAACTACCTGCGGGACGGCTGCATCAAGGAAGGCACGCTACCTTCCAGCGACACCGTCCTGCGCGAGCTGCTGACGGAGGCGGAATACTATCAGCTCTCCGGACTCGCAGACATCCTCGGCTCCTTGTTATCGAAGCAAGACACCGTTAAATCAGACGGCGAATCTTGA